Below is a genomic region from Planctomycetia bacterium.
GGCTTTGAGCGCCTTGTCGCCAGAGTCGTCGTCCGCCTTTGATTCGTCATTGCTCGCATCGTCTGGGGCGTGTGCCTTTACCTTCTTGGGCGGGTAGTCAGCCTCAAGACTGCCGAACTGCTCGATGATCTTCCGAGTCCCTTCGTGAGCGAGCTTGAACTTCGCTTCCTTGAAGTGCTTGAGGGATTCAGCGTCGATAGTCTCAATCTGAGCCAGCTTCTTGAAGATTTCCAGCCCAAGCGTTTTAGTACGCGTGCCCAAGTGGCCGGCTAGCGCGTCCTGGAAAAGGTCCGAGGTACGCCACGCCCGTTTTCCGCTCTGCGACGACACACGCAGTCGTGCGACACCACCGACCAGCGCGCTCTTCGGGCGCCCGAGATCGTCGCGGTTTAGGTTTGATGGAGGATACGAAGTAAGTACGTGAAGCTGGACGAAACGGCTCATGTCGCGGTCTCCATTGAGTTCAAGCAGATTTTTTGGCGGGCCATTGGTAGTCGTACACCCAGCGCTTGCGCACAACGTCGCCCCAGTACCAGACATTGGCGGCGAGAGCGGGCAGATTCACGTGGCCGTCGACAAGCGGCACTACACGCCGCAGCCGGATAAAAAGTTCGTCCTCGTCGGTCGCGTCCAGGATTTGCCGCAATCGCAGTGGCGAAACGGAGGGCTTGTCTCCGGCGGAAAACGCATCTGGCAGGGACTGGTCGGACAGCCCTTTGACATGCGCTGCGAGAGCGATGATCGAGGCGAGCCGTGGGCTGCGCGAATCGTGCTCGGACAGGCCCGCGCCGACAAGGCGACGACGCGCGTGGTGAAAGGCCTCGGTTTGCATCACCTGCAGCAGGTCGCCACAGCGACGCAACTGAGCGCGATCGCCGCGGTTTTGCTCCAGCCCGCG
It encodes:
- the casB gene encoding type I-E CRISPR-associated protein Cse2/CasB, whose product is MGALLAWWRGLEQNRGDRAQLRRCGDLLQVMQTEAFHHARRRLVGAGLSEHDSRSPRLASIIALAAHVKGLSDQSLPDAFSAGDKPSVSPLRLRQILDATDEDELFIRLRRVVPLVDGHVNLPALAANVWYWGDVVRKRWVYDYQWPAKKSA